A window from Culex pipiens pallens isolate TS chromosome 3, TS_CPP_V2, whole genome shotgun sequence encodes these proteins:
- the LOC120429875 gene encoding uncharacterized protein LOC120429875, with the protein MLFLLNFKKYPKSDHQFACPCPLALVLESVPVKAQLVTLEDAEEVISVVWMHRKCSGAGDAPNGRGGIFEYEGFRYCRDVGVYFSGKSLQSLVQNRTFSNDAALPGRPLPQRRTNYCVHMCLIFLENAELLEKPDLA; encoded by the exons atgttgtttttattaaattttaaaaaatacccgAAATCGGATCATCAGTTTGCGTGTCCGTGTCCCTTGGCATTGGTACTGGAGTCGGTTCCGGTGAAGGCCCAGCTAGTGACCTTGGAAGACGCGGAAGAAGTA ATTTCTGTTGTTTGGATGCACCGGAAATGCAGCGGCGCAGGGGACGCTCCGAATGGACGTGGTGGAATCTTCGAGTACGAAGGCTTTCGATATTGCCGGGATGTTGGAGTATACTTTTCAG GAAAAAGCTTGCAGAGCCTCGTCCAGAACCGCACTTTTTCCAACGATGCTGCGCTGCCTGGTCGGCCTCTACCACAGAGGCGTACAAACTACTGCGTCCACATGTGCCTGATTTTCCTGGAGAACGCCGAATTGCTCGAAAAACCTGACCTTGCATAA